The DNA region AGTCATGAAGCTGGCACACAGAAAGGTCAGGATTTGCCCCACAGCCTCTGCTTTAACCATCCTGCTCTCCTCTCCAGGCCGTTCCCTTCCCACTCTGAACTCCCTGGACTGGCTATCATGCAACAGCCAGGGCTCATTCTCACTCCTCCTTCCCCCAGTCCCAGGCTCCCAAGCCCTCCAACCCCACACTGCTCCACTAGCCCTGGTGTCTGGAGCCCAAAATTTGGCTGGGTCTCAACACCAAGAGTCTTAAATTAACCATCATCTCTGACAATAACTAGACAAACTGGCATTTATGGCAGGCTCCCTGTGTGTTCAGTTTCCAGTGACCAAGTGTCCCACCCCTACATCAAAGCCACCAATTCCTCCAATGCCCACAGACTGACTACAGTGCCTCTCCTTTCCTCAGACCAGCAGACCAATGTCTACAGAAGCAAGGCCAGTCAGGTCCCTCTCTTCACAGGCCACACCCCAGTAAAACTGACTTCTCCAGTGAAGAAGCAGGCTGAAAGGGGCTGTCCAAGTCCCCATCCCTGTGGGTCCAATGTATGTGTCCAGCTGCCCTTTCAGCCCAACCTTCTCCTAGCATCCAGGGACCTGGCCCTCTCCTAACCCCCACAGGCCACCAGACTTCAATGCTCTCGAAGCCTACTCACGAGTGATTCCAACTCCTAACTTCATAACATCCCCAACTCGTTCCCAAAAGGAAAACCAGATCCTTCTAGACCAGGCCCCAGCTTCCTCTGTTCCTGAACGACAAACAATCCTCTGCTtccctttttggggggaggagaagGTGACATGCAGTGGCTTTTCTTCTGAATTCCTAACACTGCCTCTGACTATTCATCCCACCAGGAAATTTACCTCCACCTCTGCTCTTTGCCCGGGATTCCGCGCCCCCATCCCCGCCCCCCAGTGCCTGGAACTTGTTGGgcaagtgccctggagttcacCCTATTCACTTTCCCCAACTGAAGGATTTACCAGCTCCTCTGCAGCCAAAATCCGGGTTTATTCCTTTCTCCTTTCAACCAGGAAAGTGATCAGCATGAGGACCCCTTGTCTCGATGCTTATCGACCAACGACTTAATCTCTCGCCATCCCCACGGGCCTATCAAATTCCTCCAACTGCCCTTCCAGGCCGATGCTGACCCACTCTGCTTCCCCCGAAAGCCCTATCCTTCTCTGGGGGGAATTATGAGCTCAACGGTTACCACCCTCCCAGTCTCCTAAATCAACAAACCAaactttctttaatttcttcgTGGTCAATCCTAAAACATTCACCCTCGGCGTCCCGAGGTGGGAGGGGGCAGAAACCCAATTCTTGCCACTTTCCAACCCAACAGCCAGCCCCTAACAACCTTCATCTCGAAATCTAGTTCGGTCTCTTTAAGGCAACCTTCGGTACAATTTACCGAGCGCCACCTCCGTGCCCGGCCTTCTCCCGCCTGCCGGTCCCCATCCAGCCCGCCCCCGCGCCCTCGCCCTCGCCGTGGCTACCGTGTCTCCAGGGGTCTTTGGGCTCCACCGCTCCGGACACGATATCCTCGTCCGACGGGAACGTAACGCGCTTGGCCGCAGTCTTGAGGCGCCCATCGGCCGGGGGTGATGCGGGACTCGGAGACCCGGCCTCGGCGGGGGCCCCCTCGGCGTCGGCGTCGGTGTCCGCGCCGGGCCCGGGCTGCTCCTCCAGCGGCGGGATCTCCATCGCCGCCGCCTCCTCACGGGGGCCCCGGGGACATGCCCCGGGCCCCGGGCTCGTCTCTCCGGGTCCGCCCGCCGTCCCGGGGCATGGGCTCCGCAGCTGCTTCAGGCGCCTCCTCCGCCCGCTCTCCTTGTCGTCGTAGTCGTCGTCGCCGCCGGGAGCCCAAGCGCGCCTCCGCCGAGCCCCGAGTGCTTTTGCTATTCGCAGTCGCACTTTCGCTAAAGGCCGAGGACCCCCGCCGAGCACTCGGAAAGTCAGGAAATCTATTTAGGCCATTTGCAGGAAGAATTGTTTTTGCAGGCAACGTGAAAAAGGGAACAAAGGGCAGAAAAAGCCACGGGGAAAAGAAACGTGAGCAGCGAATCTGCAGAGCCGGAACTGCAGAATACGGGGGGCGGGGCGAGGTGGACGCCGTCTCCAAGAGCAGCGTGCACGCGCGAAACTgagccacccccgccccccgccccgcctcGGTACAGGTAACTGTGTCCAGGTTCCCGTACATTCGTCACGAGCCCAGGTTATGTGGAAAGGAGGGGAACTGATAGTTATCAAAACAACTGTTTGGCAGGACTCCGCCAACTGATGAGGAGGGAATAAAGGGATGACGCTGAAAATAAAGACACTGAAAGGAAAGGCAGTGGGAGCTGCGCCGAGTATGCGTACGTACAGGCGACGGGCGCTGACAGGAGGGATCCTCTGGAAACGAAGATGCTCCCTTGATAGTCTCTAGCTTTCCATTTGCAGATTGCAGTTTCATCAAAAGCTGTATCTTGGCAGCGTTACATAAAATGTAAGTTACGatattcaaataaatatgatTCCGTGAGAAGTATTCACAGACCTGACCTAAAACCGGGAGAATAAAATTCCAAAGGCGAGAGATGAATCTGCCGACCCAAACACCTGGAGAGGAAGGTAGATGCCCCGCCCGGCAGAACCTGCGCGAGCTCTAGCCGCGCCCCCAGGCGTCCACTCCGCCCTCGGGATTCGCCTCCGCACTTTCGACAGGCTCTCCCAGCCCACCCAGCGACCGGGAAGGCGGGGCTGAGACTATAAAAGGGCCTCGGGGCGGAGCGAGCCAGGTTGTTGCCTAGGCAACTAGAGAGCTAGGAGTCGCCAGCGGTGGCGATGTGAACGGAACGTGGCAGAGAGGTTATCTGTTTGTCCCGTACATTGGCAGCAGCCCTTCTTGAGAccgaaaaggaaacaaaaagtccTCTATACTTACTGGAAGGCTTCACTTACTTTCTGAACTTGAAGGGACTAAAAGGacaggaactttttaaaaaattccatctgCTGAAAGATTTCTAGTGAGAGGGGACTGAGTGAAGATGGTGACATGGATGGCCATACCAAATGGAGGAAAGTCAAAGGCCAAATAGAGGAAAGTCAAAGCTTCAGGCTATCTTTTAATCTCCAGCCTCTTCTTAGTGACACCACCACACAAGATCACAGCATCCCCCCCAGTAtagaacagaaaagcaaaatctGCAGCTTGCCATGAGCACCTGTGCAGGACCAAGTGACTCAATAAGAGCCATGCCCATCGCCTTATAAAGGTCCATCGGGCCCACCCCAAAATTAGGTCCTGAGCCCCCATTCAGGGGTCTCCAGCCATCCCTGGGACCCGGGGTGACACAATCCCTGCACCTTTATCCAAGCTCCTCACCATCTGTATCCAGCCCCACAGGATTCCGCCCTTGGATAACCATTCTAACAACTCCTAAATTTGACTCCATCCCCCATGGAgtacatagaaaatgaaaaacaggagTCAAATTTTCCTGGGATAATTGGTTATTTGGCAGGAGGGGAGCTTTGGGGCGTTATCTTCAGGGTGGTTGAATTCTGCAACCTCTCCAATGCAGTTCATCTTTCTCCagcccccaccctcccacccGGGTCTTCAGGAACTGGCACTGGCCCATATTTCTGTAGAGTCCAGAGTTCTGCAAGGTAGAGCATTCCTTTCAACGAGATCTGGAATTCCTAGGGTTGCAGACTTTTACAACTAGACCCTGGAGGCCTCAAAAATCCAGAGGTGCTTGGTTCAAAATTCCCAGGGAGCTCAGAACTCTGTGGGgtccacagtgcctggctcaggAACACTTGGAGGCCTGCGATACTGTGGCTAAGCCCACAGCAGAAGGGTGACCACAATATTGTCTTCACAGCTTGAAGGTGTATGAAATAATGTCACTACATCGAAGCAGTGCCTCAGCCTGCACACCTATGGGAGTCTGCAGCTGCGACACGTAGAAGTTGGCCACATCCAGGTCAGTGGCTCCAAAGTGGGCAGTCACATGCACACCCTCGTGCAGTGTGAAGCTCACCTGGCGACCCACCATGGCCAGCAGGCTGCGGAGGTAGCGCTCCCGAAGGGCAGCTCGGGCCCGCTGTTCCTGGGATTCTGGAGATTCTTGAAGGATGGGACGCTCTTGGATTTCAGTAGCTACGCGCTTCAGAGGGGCCCTGCGTCCATCAGGGGCAAAGCCACGACTCAAGCCGTCGGGGCCCCGGGGGAGCCGGAGCACAGGCACAGGAATGGCCAATGGAGTCTGCATTATGCTGGCTGTTGAGTGAAGAACAGGGAAGCCATTAAGTGGGGGTGCAGGGCTTGAAGAGGGGGGCAGACACTGTTCTTCCAGGCATCTCAACCTGTCTAAAACATTGACTCTCCTAAAACCTGGGCCAGTATCCCCTAGCTCTCCGCCTCCTGGGAAATGGCACCACCATTCCCCCAGTGACTTGGGCCAGAATCAAAGTGTCACAGCACAGAAACATAAGCCCCACGAAGGAAGGGACTTTGATCTGCTTTTATCAAAACTTTATCCCAGTTCTAGGCAATAAATATTTGCCAGAATAATGGCCCTCAGCCTTCTCTTTCATACACACAAACCACCCAGTCCATCAGGAAATCCTGCTTCCAAAAAGATTCCTGCCTGTGCAGGAGCCAGCTGGAAAGGGCCCCTGCTGGCCAAATCTGGAAGGACTTGAACTTGAACATAATGATAGTTACAGACCACAACTACTGGAAGAAACAGAAACCAGAGtccataataattataaatgaacGAATAAAGGGGGAGACAGGAAAGGTCTTCCTTACTACAGAACGTCAAGTAATGAGTGTAAGAGGAACAATGTGTTGgaaaaatcatcaatggatgtGAAGATTTATGGATTAAAGTTTGATGAGGAATAGAATATCTGCGTTGTCTTAAAGTACCTCCTCCTAAGATCTTTATTCTCTGTAAAGGGAAAGCAGTAACTTCATAGTGGAGATACCTGACAGACACCCCCTTTACCTGGCGACTGAAGCCAACAGCTCCAGTAATGACACCAAGGACAGAACCACATCTCTGGTATTCATTCCAAAAATGGATTACCAAACTCAAATTGAGAAACATTTTATAACAAACCAACAAAACTAGTCTggactaaaaacaaacaaagtcaAGGTCATAAAAGACAAAGGCTTATAAAACTATATTATGTTCATCACACCCTCCCCCTTCTCAACCCCTCCTCTGCCTCTATCCCGATGCCACCCCAGTCACTTCTCGCCTAGACTACCACAGTCGGCTCCTCCCTGATTCATCTTCATCCCCCACAGCTGCGCCCCCCCACTTGGCCAAAGCACCCTGTTAACACGCCAGGCAGCTCACATCCTCTCCGCTCCCGCCCTCCACCAGCTTCTTTCTCAAAGCCAAAGCCACAGCCCACAAGGCCCTGCCAGCTCAGTGGGCGCCACTCTTGTTGTCCCCACTGCCACTGGCCTCCTCACTGGTCCTTGGGCACAAAGCCTGGCTGCCCACAGGgtctcctcctgtctctgcttgGATGTTCTTTCCCTCAGGTGGCTTCAAAGCAGCCACCTTGCTGTTCCCACCGTGGCCCAAAGACCAGGCTCAGCAAGTCCTGCTCCCCCTCTAGTGAGGGTGGAAACACCTTCCCACCAGGCTTGGCGCATGACCTCAGTCCAGAGACAGTCccggctggggatacagctcagtggtaaagccttgCCTGGCttatgcgaggccctgggctccatcccttgCACAGCAAGTAAATAATAAGAATGATCATGGAGACAGGACTGATGCCTCCTGCACCCTTATCAGGATTTAACAGGCTCCTGCAGATGGGGCCGGGAAACTGCTTCATGGTTCTAGGCCTTGGTCTCCCCGTCTGTAAGCAGGGACTTCCCTTAGAGTTAGCATGGGGACCAAATGACCGAACCCAAGTACGGTGTTCTGCTCAGGCCGGGGACACGTTAAGTGCTGCTGCCACGATGGTAAATGCATGTAGAA from Marmota flaviventris isolate mMarFla1 chromosome 18, mMarFla1.hap1, whole genome shotgun sequence includes:
- the Gemin7 gene encoding gem-associated protein 7 isoform X1 codes for the protein MQTPLAIPVPVLRLPRGPDGLSRGFAPDGRRAPLKRVATEIQERPILQESPESQEQRARAALRERYLRSLLAMVGRQVSFTLHEGVHVTAHFGATDLDVANFYVSQLQTPIGVQAEALLRCSDIISYTFKL
- the Gemin7 gene encoding gem-associated protein 7 isoform X2; protein product: MQVVRWQREPRSGSEQLCLMIQSATSIMQTPLAIPVPVLRLPRGPDGLSRGFAPDGRRAPLKRVATEIQERPILQESPESQEQRARAALRERYLRSLLAMVGRQVSFTLHEGVHVTAHFGATDLDVANFYVSQLQTPIGVQAEALLRCSDIISYTFKL